In Archangium violaceum, the following are encoded in one genomic region:
- a CDS encoding TlpA family protein disulfide reductase yields the protein MRRAALALGCALALALAGCRTVPEGQAAGPGPSAYLGALMLPSVGPTPYEWNRLPGRVVMVAFFATWCFPCLAELPTLEALQKEYGPQGFQVVLVGLDLEGTLVLEPFANQYALNFPVLVSDEGMQQGRSAFGLIPALPSTFLLDKEGQVAGAWQGVAGHGDISRAVEKLLRR from the coding sequence ATGAGGCGCGCGGCCCTGGCGCTCGGGTGCGCGTTGGCGCTGGCCCTGGCGGGGTGCCGCACCGTGCCCGAGGGGCAGGCGGCGGGCCCGGGGCCCTCCGCGTACCTCGGGGCGCTGATGCTGCCCTCGGTGGGGCCCACGCCGTACGAGTGGAACCGGCTGCCCGGGCGCGTGGTGATGGTGGCCTTCTTCGCCACCTGGTGCTTCCCGTGTCTGGCGGAGCTGCCCACCCTGGAGGCGCTCCAGAAGGAGTACGGCCCCCAGGGGTTCCAGGTGGTGCTGGTGGGGTTGGATCTGGAGGGGACGCTCGTGCTGGAGCCCTTCGCCAACCAGTACGCGCTGAACTTCCCGGTGCTGGTGTCCGACGAGGGCATGCAGCAGGGGAGGAGCGCCTTCGGGCTCATCCCCGCGCTGCCCTCCACCTTCCTGCTGGACAAGGAGGGGCAGGTGGCGGGCGCGTGGCAGGGGGTGGCCGGCCACGGGGACATCTCGCGAGCGGTGGAAAAACTGCTGCGGCGCTGA
- a CDS encoding FtsB family cell division protein — protein MTVRRKLLGVAACVAAVLTLVSVADAKGFRRYLLLRQDVESIQARNRAIAEQNDALRREINALRNDPTALERAAREELGYIKPGEIVFHLE, from the coding sequence ATGACGGTGCGGCGAAAGCTCCTCGGTGTGGCGGCGTGCGTGGCCGCGGTCCTGACGCTGGTCTCGGTCGCGGACGCCAAGGGCTTTCGTCGCTACCTGCTCCTGCGCCAGGACGTGGAGTCGATCCAGGCGCGCAACCGCGCCATCGCCGAGCAGAACGACGCCCTCCGGCGTGAGATCAACGCGCTGCGCAACGACCCCACCGCCCTCGAGCGCGCCGCGCGCGAGGAGCTTGGCTACATCAAGCCGGGCGAGATCGTCTTCCACCTGGAGTAA
- a CDS encoding sensor domain-containing diguanylate cyclase, with product MSALSAIPPVSKLLRPLVRAVPAAAVLSAFVHIARGGFRGLQTLGWTEASIVLFLLAGLGLMAWRRFTRGAVGAPLYLRDDLELGAVLIAVAFIVVAIAGGEVFPLVYLLMAFLVAFLPRNAGLTLLGVALAFDALVSLQGPERSITSFLTHALFLSLFAGLYQLVLASRIAAARRAESSAVEKRIKEVEERARTFRLVSSGSHDNPPDVKDQEKWLLASVKEIEGAVGAALEIAETALKTNTCAAFLLTSDDKGLKLYDCRSMSDRVQRESFNAGEGMLGGVLKRRAPVRMHSAHGLKGITWYDGGAPELKAVLAVPIIEGSGLVRGVLVADRLTHNPFSDDDEKLFTTIAAEVLRSIEVERVMTYIRKTRDEKDRFFRAIEELNRAGSPEQVFLAVLESARQLAGLDFCAVTIVNEVEGKRMHKVARMLGVTAQGSKALEGRSFPDNNGLVANVVRYGAPLPGRDIKAMDRQVIFDEETQLRGLAALKIFPLTAGDRILGTLVAGSRRKAALDHDVLRMLEVIAIQAAQAVLRAQLYEAMERMATTDGMTGLYNNRTFQTKADEMLAHSRRYGRKCSLILTDVDHFKSVNDTYGHLTGDQVLKGVARILKQQARDTDIVARYGGEEFAILMPETEAKGAKVIAERIREAIKAEVFQTEMGPLKVTLSLGIATAPDHGTDKLVLVEQADQCLYYAKRHGRNQSVTVAEAQGGRKLQAVEG from the coding sequence ATGTCCGCCCTTTCGGCCATCCCTCCAGTCTCCAAGCTGTTGCGCCCCCTGGTGCGCGCCGTGCCCGCGGCGGCCGTCCTGTCCGCCTTCGTCCACATCGCCCGGGGTGGCTTCCGCGGCCTGCAGACGCTGGGCTGGACGGAGGCCTCCATCGTCCTGTTCCTGCTGGCCGGGCTGGGCCTCATGGCCTGGAGGCGCTTCACCCGTGGCGCCGTGGGCGCTCCGCTCTACCTCCGGGATGATCTGGAGCTGGGGGCGGTGCTCATCGCCGTGGCCTTCATCGTGGTGGCCATCGCCGGGGGCGAGGTGTTCCCCCTCGTGTACCTGCTCATGGCCTTCCTGGTGGCCTTCCTGCCGCGCAACGCGGGACTGACGCTGCTGGGCGTGGCGCTGGCCTTCGACGCGCTCGTCTCCCTGCAGGGGCCGGAGCGCAGCATCACCTCCTTCCTCACCCACGCGCTCTTCCTGTCGCTCTTCGCGGGCCTGTACCAGCTGGTGCTCGCCTCGCGCATCGCCGCCGCCCGGCGCGCCGAGAGCTCCGCGGTGGAGAAGCGCATCAAGGAGGTCGAGGAGCGCGCCCGGACCTTCCGCCTCGTCAGCTCCGGCTCCCACGACAACCCGCCGGACGTGAAGGACCAGGAGAAGTGGCTGCTGGCCTCGGTGAAGGAGATCGAGGGCGCGGTGGGGGCCGCGCTGGAGATCGCCGAGACGGCGCTCAAGACGAACACGTGCGCGGCCTTCCTGCTGACGTCGGACGACAAGGGCCTGAAGCTGTACGACTGCCGCAGCATGTCGGACCGGGTGCAGCGCGAGAGCTTCAACGCGGGGGAGGGGATGCTGGGCGGGGTGCTCAAGCGCCGGGCGCCGGTGCGGATGCACTCGGCGCACGGGCTCAAGGGCATCACCTGGTACGACGGGGGTGCCCCCGAGCTGAAGGCCGTGCTGGCCGTGCCGATCATCGAGGGCAGCGGGCTGGTGCGTGGCGTGCTGGTGGCGGATCGGCTGACGCACAACCCGTTCTCGGACGACGACGAGAAGCTGTTCACCACGATCGCCGCGGAGGTGCTGCGGTCGATCGAGGTGGAGCGGGTGATGACGTACATCCGCAAGACGCGCGACGAGAAGGATCGGTTCTTCCGGGCGATCGAGGAGCTCAACCGGGCGGGGAGCCCGGAGCAGGTGTTCCTGGCGGTGCTGGAGAGCGCGAGGCAGCTGGCGGGTCTGGACTTCTGCGCCGTCACCATCGTGAACGAGGTGGAAGGCAAGCGGATGCACAAGGTGGCGCGGATGCTGGGCGTCACGGCGCAGGGGAGCAAGGCGCTCGAGGGCCGCAGCTTCCCGGACAACAACGGGCTGGTGGCCAACGTGGTGCGCTACGGGGCGCCGCTGCCCGGGCGCGACATCAAGGCGATGGACCGGCAGGTCATCTTCGACGAGGAGACGCAGCTGCGCGGCCTGGCGGCGCTGAAGATCTTCCCGCTCACGGCGGGAGACAGGATTCTGGGGACACTGGTGGCGGGCTCACGGCGCAAGGCGGCGCTGGACCACGACGTGTTGCGGATGCTGGAGGTGATCGCGATCCAGGCGGCGCAGGCGGTGCTGCGCGCGCAGCTCTACGAGGCGATGGAGCGGATGGCGACGACGGACGGCATGACGGGCCTGTACAACAACCGCACCTTCCAGACGAAGGCGGACGAGATGCTGGCGCACTCGCGGCGGTACGGGCGCAAGTGCTCGCTGATCCTCACGGACGTGGACCACTTCAAGAGCGTGAACGACACCTATGGCCACCTGACGGGAGACCAGGTGCTCAAGGGAGTAGCGCGGATCCTGAAGCAGCAGGCGAGGGACACGGACATCGTGGCGCGCTATGGCGGCGAGGAGTTCGCGATCCTGATGCCGGAGACGGAGGCGAAGGGAGCGAAGGTGATCGCCGAGCGAATCCGGGAGGCGATCAAGGCCGAGGTCTTCCAGACGGAGATGGGCCCGTTGAAGGTGACGCTGTCGCTGGGAATCGCGACGGCGCCGGACCACGGAACGGACAAGCTGGTGCTGGTGGAGCAGGCGGACCAGTGCCTGTACTACGCGAAGAGGCACGGCCGGAACCAGTCGGTGACGGTGGCCGAGGCGCAGGGCGGAAGAAAGCTCCAAGCCGTCGAGGGCTGA
- a CDS encoding class I SAM-dependent methyltransferase translates to MTSPRRVALAVTTSGKPEDALVARAREAAREWNLPFIPRRKKEPIGPLLQSAADAFIVFEREGVSLWDKEGSFSFNPGMAHLRRLRILSGQQGGDDALVRVAELRAGDHFLDCTLGLGQDALVAALVVGPAGRVVGLEKSLALHAVVSEGLKAYDYGPDSCRVEAVRADSHTYLRSLPSGAFDVVFFDPMFEKPKKSQPAFEMLRRFAEHAPLTPETLEEARRVARRWVVVKGSKYSEDLKKLGLEAEPGSRYTSVVWGRVPAAPAR, encoded by the coding sequence ATGACCAGTCCGAGACGAGTCGCGCTGGCGGTGACGACGAGCGGCAAGCCGGAGGACGCGCTGGTGGCGCGGGCGCGAGAAGCGGCGCGCGAGTGGAACCTGCCCTTCATCCCGAGGCGGAAGAAGGAGCCCATCGGCCCGCTGCTCCAATCCGCGGCGGACGCCTTCATCGTCTTCGAGCGCGAGGGCGTGTCCCTCTGGGACAAGGAAGGCTCCTTCAGCTTCAACCCGGGCATGGCGCACCTGCGCCGGCTGCGAATCCTCTCGGGGCAGCAGGGAGGAGATGACGCCCTGGTACGAGTCGCCGAGCTGCGAGCGGGGGATCACTTCCTCGATTGCACGCTGGGGCTCGGACAGGACGCGCTCGTGGCGGCGCTGGTGGTGGGGCCCGCGGGACGTGTCGTGGGCCTGGAGAAGAGCCTCGCGCTGCACGCCGTCGTCTCCGAGGGCCTGAAAGCCTACGACTACGGCCCCGACTCCTGCCGCGTGGAGGCGGTGCGCGCGGACTCGCACACCTACCTGCGTTCACTGCCCTCGGGCGCGTTCGACGTCGTCTTCTTCGATCCGATGTTCGAGAAGCCCAAGAAGTCCCAGCCGGCGTTCGAGATGCTGCGCCGGTTCGCCGAGCATGCGCCGCTCACCCCGGAGACGCTGGAGGAGGCGAGGCGCGTGGCGAGGCGGTGGGTGGTGGTGAAGGGCTCGAAGTACTCGGAGGATCTCAAGAAGCTGGGCCTCGAGGCGGAGCCCGGCTCGCGCTACACCTCCGTCGTCTGGGGGCGCGTTCCGGCGGCACCGGCACGGTAG
- a CDS encoding HAD-IG family 5'-nucleotidase, with protein MSPKLSPTGPIPGSPTTADPLHGSFRSSLNRAHAEEAERRARNLFDDRELARLLSVPRVSTRQVPRARDIFVNRNLRMSGVDLIGFDMDYTLAIYHMRRLEQLAYDMTLAKLVSERGYPSFVGQLQYDHHFVMRGLAVDKANGNLLKMDRFGYVGRAWHGLRPLDRELWKKLYRNQRVQLKNPRFAWIDTLFALPEAWLFAGIIELLESLGQRVDYGKLYDDIRDAIDTVHRDNSLKREVRKELGRYIFQDAELGPALHKLRSGGKRLFLLTNSAWDYTDAVMRYLLDGQLAEYPSWRNYFDYVVTLAAKPAFFSEQRPFLELETAGPGEEARVLGEATSLERGKVYQGGNLVQFEQHTGYAGERVLYVGDHIYGDILKSKKSSLWRTCMIVQEIEDEITYTDGQQERIERLSEVELARERLDDEVAHHKGVLNTLDRKLERGELEPGAEERLEEERRRTKVELDKLRWALREATDIADTLEREVEEGFNPYWGLLFKEGNENSRFGEQVERYACLYTSRVSNFLHDSPMQYYRSPRDLMSHEQAGSWSAKLSQVGSEGPPKGER; from the coding sequence GTGTCTCCGAAACTCTCTCCGACCGGTCCCATCCCCGGGAGCCCGACCACCGCGGATCCCCTCCACGGCAGCTTCCGCTCCTCCCTCAACCGCGCCCATGCCGAGGAGGCCGAGCGCCGCGCCCGGAATCTGTTCGACGACCGGGAGCTCGCCCGCCTGCTGAGCGTGCCCCGGGTGAGCACCCGCCAGGTGCCGCGCGCGCGGGACATCTTCGTCAACCGCAACCTGCGCATGTCCGGCGTCGACCTCATCGGCTTCGACATGGACTACACGCTGGCCATCTACCACATGCGGCGGCTGGAGCAGCTGGCGTACGACATGACGCTGGCGAAGCTGGTCAGCGAGCGCGGCTACCCGTCCTTCGTCGGCCAGCTGCAGTACGACCACCACTTCGTGATGCGCGGGCTGGCGGTCGACAAGGCGAACGGCAACCTGCTGAAGATGGATCGCTTCGGCTACGTGGGGCGGGCCTGGCACGGCCTGCGGCCGTTGGATCGCGAGCTGTGGAAGAAGCTGTACCGCAACCAGCGGGTGCAGCTGAAGAACCCGCGCTTCGCGTGGATCGACACGCTCTTCGCCCTGCCCGAGGCGTGGCTGTTCGCGGGCATCATCGAGCTGCTGGAGTCGCTGGGCCAGCGCGTGGACTACGGCAAGCTGTACGACGACATCCGCGACGCCATCGACACGGTGCACCGGGACAACTCGCTCAAGCGCGAGGTGCGCAAGGAGCTGGGGCGCTACATCTTCCAGGATGCGGAGCTGGGCCCCGCGCTGCACAAGCTGCGCTCGGGAGGCAAGCGGCTGTTCCTGCTGACGAACTCGGCGTGGGACTACACGGACGCGGTGATGCGCTACCTGCTGGACGGGCAGTTGGCCGAGTACCCGAGCTGGCGCAACTACTTCGACTACGTGGTGACGCTGGCGGCCAAGCCGGCCTTCTTCTCCGAGCAGCGGCCCTTCCTGGAGCTGGAGACGGCGGGTCCGGGCGAGGAGGCGCGCGTGTTGGGCGAGGCCACCTCGTTGGAGCGCGGCAAGGTGTACCAGGGGGGCAACCTGGTGCAGTTCGAGCAACACACCGGCTACGCGGGTGAGCGTGTGCTGTACGTGGGAGACCACATCTACGGGGACATCCTCAAGTCGAAGAAGTCCTCGCTGTGGCGCACGTGCATGATCGTCCAGGAGATCGAGGACGAGATCACCTACACGGACGGGCAGCAGGAGCGGATCGAGCGGCTGTCCGAGGTGGAGCTGGCGCGGGAGCGGCTGGACGACGAGGTGGCGCACCACAAGGGGGTGCTGAACACGTTGGACCGGAAGCTGGAGCGCGGGGAGTTGGAGCCCGGGGCGGAGGAGCGGCTGGAGGAGGAGCGGCGGCGGACGAAGGTGGAGCTGGACAAGCTGCGCTGGGCGCTGCGCGAGGCGACGGACATCGCGGACACGCTGGAGCGCGAGGTGGAGGAAGGCTTCAACCCGTACTGGGGGCTGCTCTTCAAGGAGGGCAACGAGAACAGCCGGTTCGGCGAGCAGGTGGAGCGCTACGCGTGCCTGTACACGAGCCGGGTGTCGAACTTCCTGCACGACTCGCCGATGCAGTACTACCGCTCGCCCCGGGATCTGATGTCGCACGAGCAGGCGGGCTCGTGGTCGGCGAAGCTGTCCCAGGTGGGGAGCGAGGGTCCTCCAAAGGGCGAGAGGTAA